The Gigantopelta aegis isolate Gae_Host chromosome 3, Gae_host_genome, whole genome shotgun sequence genome segment CTGATGACTGTTTTGATGTTTGTAGTggatcaaaatttattttatgcaaaacaaaaaatatagtacagtgaaacctctcaaaaccggaccctctttaaaccggaattgcctcaaaaccggacgttttacagtACAGAACGTAACCTCCCAAAACCGAATACCTCTTTTTACCGGACAATTGTCTTGGTCCCAATGGTGTCTGCTTTAGAGGTGTTTGACTGTACCTCAGAAAGTAGGGTCTGTAGTTTGATTTTAGGAATCAAACTCAAATAGTATATCTAAAAATATTCAACTcttaatgtacatgtgtatcatattttaaaaaccgaAAATCAATATCATTCTCTTTTTCCTTCCAGAAGTGAGCAACAAACAACTTCCTGTGGTTCTTCTACTGTATTCCTATGACTGCCCCATGCATGAAAAGGTTGTGCAAGCTCTCGGCGGGTTTCTTATGGAAGCGTGCAGCTGCAATGTGACCCTTGACCTGTTTGAGGAGCAGATCATACACGACCAGGGACTGGATGACTGGCTCGTTGAGCGGTTGCAGGATGCAGATTTCATAATTGTCGTGTGTTCAGTGGGAGCCAGACTGAGATGCTCAAAGAAACGAATCAAATTCAAAGTCGACGCTCTCAGGACGTTGCCCGATTATTTTGCTGTCGCCGTCGACTATGTCGCAGAGAAAATGCGCGCCGAGCGGACGAAAGGTTTATCAATGTCCAAGTTCGTGACTCTTTATATGGATTATTCAACAGCTAGTGACATTCCTCCCCAGCTAGAAACAGGAACCAAGTTCTGTCTGATGAAAGACATCGGTAAACTTTACAGTCATCTGCACTGCCCTGAATCAGAGGACCGAAAAGCCACATTCCCGTTGATGACAGAGAGTACGTATCAGGACACGGAGATTGGTGCCGAGTTGTATGTCGCCATCGAGCAGGCGAAGGACTATTTTTCACGACACCCAAATTGGGTGGAAGACAGACTGGAGCCAGTGTCGGCAGCTGCCAGTGGCAAGAACAAGAAGCGCCACAAGCGAAAGACCTCCCTGGAGCAGCCCCTCCTGCCCAGCAGCTGTGGAGAAGATAAGATAAAGATGCTCACCAATTGTCTCGACACTACGGTCGAAGTTCACACACTTCCACGAGTGATCAACATGGACGAGACGCCCATGAATTCGTTCCTGTACAGTCGACAGAACTCTCTCCCTTCCTCGCTCAGCAGTCACGTGACCCCGCACGTCTCCACCAACCACATTAGCATCTCCAAAAGCTTTGACAGTTTTTACCATAACGGTCGCAGCGGTGGCGGTGATTGCGACGAGCTGCCTCCGTGTATCGTGTGCGGGAAATACGTGCACACTGACGGGAAGGTGTCGTGCCGGAAACAGACCGAACCTCCAGAGATCGAGGTCGACAGTATCGAGTACATCCCACCGAAGAACAAGAGCAAGTCGATGCCCGTGGTGTACGGCACCGACTTTACCAGTGGCTCCCCCCACACCGTGCTTCACGCGGAGGTGCACAACGAGTGGGAGAGCGACGGGCGGACCTCGCGGCTGTCCGACTCGCAGGACTCGGTGTCGCTGTCCGGCTCGGACACCCTGGAGCGTGACCTGCGCTCGATCAAAGTGCTGCCCACATTCGACCACGTGCATTACTCGGCGTCGGCATACATGCTCAGCGAGCTGTCTCCGCTGAGAAGTCTCTCATCGTCGGCGATCGTATCATCGCTGTCCGACTACCGGATCCGAGTGGTCCCGACCCTTGTGCCGGTTAGTCAGCGAGTGATGATGGAACCGGATGGGAACTTCATGGCTCAAGAGGGGCAGGTGGTTAGTTTGTAAGTCTTTACGTGTGATGGCTGATAAACCAAGTGATGAATTTTTGTCACCATCCAAGGGTTGACTAATAATTGGAATGACAAAAAGGTGTTACAATTTTTTGTAAGATTGACAGTTTTTTCTGTAATTTAACGTATAGAAAAGTGACTCAGTTGAAAAAATTgcctcatttaattttttaaagtcataATTTCTTATATTTTCTTTCCTACTTTTTTGatgtataatatttgtaaaaaaaaaaaaaaaaaactaaactgaaaAGCATACACTTAGTACATGCTTGCAGTAACGCAAAGCCTAGTTTTATTAGTGGGTTGCACCAATAACTGGGCTTTGAGTTATGgcaaacaaacttcattttttttaaagattgacTTGTATCAATTAGTTCTGAAATTATTCAACATTTGAACAGAAAAGGATCCATTAAAGATTGCATAGAgctgtttgaaatccaatattTAGTGTATCCCACTAATGAacttgtattaattatttacaggGTACTGTGTGAATCTTTCTGCTGTCAAGTTGGTAGTCACCAAAAGTACAGTGTTTGACCACAGTTTAATAATCACTAGAATCAATATGTTTTATCGATTCTGAACCGAATTATGAGCTGTACTTACTGACCTTTTATACGCCAGTCTACggtgggtcgtattatggtatggtgttgtccgtcattctgttaacattttcttgtccagatcatatcttgcatacaggaccatcaaacctcacatgtaggaacaacttgggatggcggtgtgccACTTACTATTACTAGATCATTGTTATCTACTTTTCaaggtctactgcacataacagtaaatccttgtctggatcatatcttgcatacaaatGCATGCAGTACCATCagacctcacatgtaggaacaacttgggatggttgtgtgtcacatacaattactagatcactgtgataaaataaatcaaataatttgtctatataattataaatgtgtCACCAAGAGTACCTATGATAAACCAAATTTCTctttctaataaagaacaataacttcattaatcagacTGCACCTTATccaatggatacagtatcatcagtagttggtccaaaacaaactgttcatccatctcATTGAAAaattttcacataattagaattgaatcatacccattggtaacatattcattaatatctatggtttttcATAAAACTCCTGACAGGCGTATCttgtacctcactggtactctttTGTTAACTTTTGTTGATTTATAGGGcattcagtgttctcgctgctccatttaagcggggcgccccaccccgctattccatttcccgccctcctttcacgttcctcgccctcctttatttttgaacgccctcctttatttttgagcgcccctctTAAATTCCAACACCTatctctgctatttccaaatgcacttttttccacacaaaacgatcagtctgcacactggacatcaaaggaaacgagccgcgttgtgtacgaaaaagcaattgacgaaacatttacgacagttaccgtaacgtaatttaacagtatttttaacagcctctattttgtccaatatctgtattcatttgtatgtttgatagacacaataaaagttatattttatgtaagcaatgaaaacattttattttttacggattcggcaatctccgattgaaaaaaaacaaccctgttATTTgccgccaaatttgtcacgtgatcagaacggtcattctgtcttttgtttccactaactgtcgtttgatattttgtcctcagttgcagatgccaaataatatatacaccgtctttacaaaaacgaaactactttttatcagctggcgataatattttatcacagcgatcgattcattcgatgaagatggaaataacaaaaatgtatctgacattaggagatcactttacaaacatctttattgtttttcgtatatcttgaaatctttattaaaaataataatattaaaactttgatcggtccagcaaaacctGAACTGCCCATGAATGTCAGACGGATATCATCTTCtgttcaattaaaagacaagttttttttttataaacccctttgcactttttttATAGGCAAAtaaaggagtatgtcttttctcaaagtctaccaacacacaacaatatggtaaccaaactactccccccacccctttttttttgtttgcttttcgtttattgatgtgtgtttgggttttttgaagggtgtggtgccgagcggccgccctcctttaattttcacccagcgagaacactggcaTTGATTTTTGGTGAATGGGTGAATGGTTAAGACTAGGCTACATGTGAATCAGGGTCTCGTGTTCAAATTTTTAATGCTTTGATATGAACTTTGATTATAAAAATCTGATGGCACTGATCAGGATCGTGTGCAGGACGAAGGTTCCATGGTTCAAAACCCACCAcctgctcaagcaaatgtttttccttttttttcaatatattttcatggGGAGCATGCCTCGATCCCCTATAACCTTTGGTTGCCGCAGTCAAGCCCCCATCTACTAAAATTTCTGAAAAGGGGCCTGCTGCTTTTGAAGTTGCGATGTCATCATTTACTAAATGCAGAAATACAAACATACCTACAGTTTTGtgtattatttgtgttattGCTGTGAACAGTTATTATTAACTGCATACTTAGAATGTTGCCATGTTTTTCAGTATACAAAACAGTGGATTAGGCATCAGCATCCCACTTCCAAGTAGAATACttagtaatacattttatgCGATGTATAGATATGTAGATTgtgacaataaaaatgactaaaaacaaaacaataacaactgtatgatcaacagaatgaaaaagatgttccacagtgattaatcgactttcctggaaattgtcaaaatcaagaatgacaaCTGCGTGATGTATGTGCAAACTaaggaatgtgttttggtgtgttgataaacagacctgtacgttctttactaggatgtctgtggtcaaaatgcatgtttggtctaatagttgatattaacattaatatttcaggttctactttttttgaagagtatagatatatatatatatatatatatacatatatatagatacatatatatatatatatatatatatatatatatatatatgtatgtatgtatgtatgtatgtatgtatgtatgtatgtatgtatgtatgtatgtatgtatgtatgtatgtatgtatgtatgtatgtatgtatatatactgaacaaaataagaaacttccgctaactttgcttgaacataacttgatgaaaacaaaccgggggaataattgttatatatgcgtttaaagagtgttccatgatgcatcgtttggtgcaaaaatcatggccataggttaactgaaactgggagaaattttgaccaagtgtggtaggggttaaaaaaacaaaaaaacacttaataacgggtatgaccacctcttgaattgaccacctcttgaattgaccactgcagtgcatcgcagtgttgatttctgcctgtggaatattgttccattcctgaatgagcgcttgacgaagttcgttgacgttagcgggtgggttgggacgacgcctcaatcgtctgtccagactatcccagacatgctcgatggggttgagatcaggacttttagggggacagtcatcaatgaaatcaatgttatttgtccaaagaaaatttacagtgcctctagctgtatgagaggtagcattatcatgctgaaaaatcgagatgttggtgttgttatggaacagaggaatgacgtgatgagcgagaatgtcatcgcggtaacgttgagcatttaaattgccatcattgacgactagtggtgaacgataaccatgggcaatggcttcCCAGActatgacacaacccccacccccgaaacgatctcgtacAAGAACACAActgtcagcatagcgttcatttctcctacggtagacgcgcaccctgccatcaccacgttgtaaagaaaatcgggattcatccgaaaaaacaatagtattccagcgtcgccgtatccaacgagtgtgtacacgtgcccaattaagacgatttatacgttgcgttaaaacgcatccgacgtaaggacgtcgtgcatgtaaaccgttctcccgcagacgattacgaacagtttgcccactaattcggttattatgaagcccaggtgtgttagcagcagtagcagtggcagtttggaatcgattgcgtaaatgcgtgttcatgatatagcggtcttgaccacgcgttgtaacacgcggacgtccacgacgtggcaagtcgttgcttcctgtcgttcgaaatcttacgccaagatttcgtatcgctcgactagaactcccaacatgccttgcaacgtcttatgtcgacatgccagcatcaagcatgccaatcgcccgttcgcgtaaattattgggtattcttggcatactaaaaatgctacagtgtcaaaaatgttattttgtttacaaattttgaagcgttttcgttcacttgacaacagtgTCAGTAAGAccagtaaaacaaattaaccgaatactacacgggacatgtcgaaccatgcatgcacgtgcaaattgaatttcacgttgtcgacgattaacggtgcaaaaataatcgataaaattcatgaatcctgatgatacagctatataatttcattacacaatgaattctttaacacaacaaatactatatgtacaaatcggaagtttctttttttgttcagtatatatatatatatatatatatatatatatatatatatatatatatatatattgtctatTGTTTGTATTGAAATTTTGATGACAGTATGTACAAAACCAAATGCCCCAAAAATGTTGgttaatttaacattaacttACAAAAGCAGAATGGATTTGCAGTGAACCCATTTTAAGCGTTTATTGTGATATGCATGTAGACTCATTCAAAGCATTTTACCACTTAACGTACCTGTAGAGTAATATttgttaatacagtgaaacccctctaaaccggacactcaagggaccaataaaaatgtcttGTATTAAGAGGGATCCTGTTTACAAAGGTAAAGTTCTGAACTGGTTTTTataaagggactctgtaaaacgtcctattttgagggaattttggtttactgagggtccgctcttgagaggtttcactgtacatgtatatgcaactACCATCAAGTAGTGCAAGGAGgcatttacatgtacctgtataaaCAGACCTGGTTATCCCATTTGATTcttgcatacacacacatgtccCAACTGAAGCAGTTTTCAGTGAATTGTTTTCAAGTGCAAGTTCCTTATTCATAAATGTACTTAAgtgaatgtatgatacttatctatgtactttaagtatgtatttaagtatcatacattgacttacgtgtgtttatgaatacggagccaggggcctaattcacaaaggtctcttaggctctgtgagacaacaaaacatcctctttgcaagtcttttagcattgcattgcaagatcgcaaagttgcaagagtttagtgaattaggtcccaggtcACTATCACAAGAGTTACGTTtcttctatttatttttttattcttttgttCATTTCCATATTTCACTTGAACTTTATCATGCTAAGATGTAGATTATAGCTACGATGtagattataattatatgttatgGCCTCTTATTTTCAAATCATATGAACTAATTATGAGTAATAATTAGTGACAACAGTTgaaatgttatattaaaatattcaatataaaagaaatcactaatagttaatagaattttaattttattttatagtacaTTGTAACATTATTTACTTTACGTTACAATGTACTGGTAGGTAGAAACTGTTTTTGAacactgaaaaattaaaatgtatttttctgcaagttcaaatcaaatataatttcttCAGATACATGTGAAACAAAATGTGTATCTAGATATGTATACAGTGCATGCGGTAATACAAGCTGCCTTGAAGTATTATTTTAAGGTTATTGGATATGTATCATTAGTGGAAAAAACCCCtaaatgttttggggttttcactttaattttctttttttgtcttatATGTAATAATGTATTGACAACATTACGTACATTTACATATC includes the following:
- the LOC121368080 gene encoding uncharacterized protein LOC121368080 codes for the protein MADTNGNPKSNMATPEPPKSGSGGPIIKASQEPDEYQQAIHIILVTVVSVIGIVGIIALILLLWRYVRNRREERHRRHHRSPSLQSISVEVSNKQLPVVLLLYSYDCPMHEKVVQALGGFLMEACSCNVTLDLFEEQIIHDQGLDDWLVERLQDADFIIVVCSVGARLRCSKKRIKFKVDALRTLPDYFAVAVDYVAEKMRAERTKGLSMSKFVTLYMDYSTASDIPPQLETGTKFCLMKDIGKLYSHLHCPESEDRKATFPLMTESTYQDTEIGAELYVAIEQAKDYFSRHPNWVEDRLEPVSAAASGKNKKRHKRKTSLEQPLLPSSCGEDKIKMLTNCLDTTVEVHTLPRVINMDETPMNSFLYSRQNSLPSSLSSHVTPHVSTNHISISKSFDSFYHNGRSGGGDCDELPPCIVCGKYVHTDGKVSCRKQTEPPEIEVDSIEYIPPKNKSKSMPVVYGTDFTSGSPHTVLHAEVHNEWESDGRTSRLSDSQDSVSLSGSDTLERDLRSIKVLPTFDHVHYSASAYMLSELSPLRSLSSSAIVSSLSDYRIRVVPTLVPVSQRVMMEPDGNFMAQEGQVVSL